The genomic segment CCCGGGATGAGGCCACGCCTTCCGGGTGTGGCCCCGGAGAGGTTAGAGACTGCGCTTGGTACGGACGATCTGGTAGGCGCGGCCCAGGTAATTAAAGGGCGCGGTCCAGATGTGCACCAGGCGGGAGACCGGGAAAATCAGGAACACGGTCATGCCGAACACCAAGTGTATCCGATACACCGTATCCACCGATTCCAGCAATTCCGGCTGGGCATTCAGGGTCAGTACGCTCTGCACCCAGGCGGTCAGCAGCAGCATCATGGCGGGGTCGCCGTGATTGGCATGGCCGATGGAGGTGGGAATGGTAGACAGACCCAGCAGCAGCGTTGCCAGCAGCCAGAACAGCACAAAGATGTCCATGAAGCGGGAGGCGGCGCGGACCCGGCGGTTGAACAGGCGACGCAGGGCCAGAATGCCGCCGCCGATCAGACACATCAGGCCGAATACCGACCCGGCAACGATGGCGATCCACTGGTGCTGGAGATCGCTGACGCCGAGGCCCGACCACAGGGCGTGGGGCAGAACCATGCCGGCGAAGTGGCCGAGGAAGATGGACAGGATGCCGATGTGGAACAGGTTGTTGGCCAGCAATGTATAGGCCTTGGACAGCAGCATCGAGGAGTCCGTCTTCCAGGTGTACTGCTCATGGTCGTAGCGGATCCAGCTGCCCACCAGGAATACGGTCAGCACGATGTAGGGATAGATGCCGAAGAAAAACTTGTGCAGGTTCATGATTGGTTTCTCCTAACCAGGGTCTCAGGCGGCAAGCCGAGCCAGGGATCCGTGTTTCTCGACGATCCGGATCAGGGATGCGTAGGGACTCGCGGCTTGTTCAAGATTGGTGGCCAGCACCCCGAGCACCTTGCCCATGTCGGCCAGGAACACCCGGCCTTCTTCCTCCTCCAGGCCGGAGACGAACTCCAGGATCAGGGGCAGAAAGTCCGGTAGTTCCTTGGGGTCGTGGGCAAGGCCGTAGCTGCGGTAGATTTCGCCCAGATCGATCAGCGCCGGTCCCCGGGTCTTTTCCTCCCCGAAGATGTGGTGAGTCAGATGCAGGCTGTGCTCCGGCGTCATGTCGAAGGTCTGGACATAGTCGGCGCGCAACTGGGTGGGCTCGGAAACCAGCAGGTGGTTGATGAAGTTCGCCACCGTTTTTGTTTCCTCGTCACTCAGCCGATTGCCGCTGTCCAGTCGTGCTACCAGGGTACGGGCCAAGCCCGAGCCTTCCGCCCAGACTGCCTGTTCCAGGGCGGCGAGATCCGCGTCGGCCGGATAGTTGAGCAACAGGGAAATCAGTTTGAAGATTTGCATGGTGCTCTCCTTAGTCGCGGGGATCTGCCAGGGGCGCCGGCTCACGGGATTCCACGGTGTCCTTGCGGCGCTCCGGGAACAGGGAATTGGGCGAGACCCCGGCGGAGGAATCATTGCCGAAGGTGAAGCCGTTCTGGCCCTGGAAGCCGTAGTAATCGTCAAGCCGAATCTCCTCGTGGGAGGTGGGGATGACGAAGCGGTCCTCGTAGTTGGCAATGGCCAGGTAGCGGTACATTTCCTTGGCCATGTCCTCGCTCATGCCCACGGTCTCCAGGGCCCGGGTATCGGCCTTGCCTTCCACATGGATCGAGCGTTGGTAGGAACGCATCGCAATCAGCCGGCTGAGGGCATCGACAATGGGCTGCTCCTTGCCGGCAGTCAGCAGGTTGGCCAGATACTGCACCGGCAGGCGCATGGCCGATGCCTTGGGAATCACGCCATCGGCTTCGGTGGGCAGATTCTTCTGGTCGATCTGGGACTGCACCGGCGACAGGGGCGGCACATACCAGATCATCGGCAGGGTGCGGAACTCCGGATGTAGCGGGAAGGCGATCTTCCATTGCACCGCCATCTTGTAGATGGGCGACTTCTGGGCAGCAATGATCCAGTCCTCGCTGATGCCGTCCTTCTTGGCTTGCTCGATGATGGCCGGGTCGTAGGGGTCCACGAACAGGTCCAGGTGGGCCTGGTAGAGATCCTGGGAGCTGTCCTCGCTGGCGGCATCCAGCAGCTTGTCGGCATCGTAGAGAATGATGCCGTTGTAGCGGATGCGGCCCACGCAGGACTCGGAGCACACGGTCGGCAGGCCGGACTCCACCCGGGGATAGCAGCCGATGCACTTCTCCGCCTTGGAGGATTCCCAGTTGAAGAAGACCTTCTTGTAGGGGCAGCCCGAGATGCACATGCGCCAGCCCCGGCAGCGGTCCTGGTCGGCCAGCACGATCCCGTCTTCCTCGCGCTTGTACATGGCGCCGGAGGGGCAGGAGGCGACGCAGGCCGGGTTGATGCAGTGGTTGCAGATTCGCGGCAGGTACATGTGGAAGGTGTTCTCGAACTGCT from the Denitratisoma oestradiolicum genome contains:
- the narI gene encoding respiratory nitrate reductase subunit gamma, producing MNLHKFFFGIYPYIVLTVFLVGSWIRYDHEQYTWKTDSSMLLSKAYTLLANNLFHIGILSIFLGHFAGMVLPHALWSGLGVSDLQHQWIAIVAGSVFGLMCLIGGGILALRRLFNRRVRAASRFMDIFVLFWLLATLLLGLSTIPTSIGHANHGDPAMMLLLTAWVQSVLTLNAQPELLESVDTVYRIHLVFGMTVFLIFPVSRLVHIWTAPFNYLGRAYQIVRTKRSL
- the narJ gene encoding nitrate reductase molybdenum cofactor assembly chaperone — its product is MQIFKLISLLLNYPADADLAALEQAVWAEGSGLARTLVARLDSGNRLSDEETKTVANFINHLLVSEPTQLRADYVQTFDMTPEHSLHLTHHIFGEEKTRGPALIDLGEIYRSYGLAHDPKELPDFLPLILEFVSGLEEEEGRVFLADMGKVLGVLATNLEQAASPYASLIRIVEKHGSLARLAA
- the narH gene encoding nitrate reductase subunit beta, coding for MKIRAQFAMVFNLDKCIGCHTCSVTCKNVWTNRKGVEYAWFNNVESKPGIGYPKEWENQEKWKGGWEKINGKLELKAGGRVKKMIQIFANPNLPQIDDYYEPFSYNYARLQNAPLSEATPTARPVSQITGEQMDKVTWGPNWEDDLAGEFASRSRDANFKDMQKEMYKQFENTFHMYLPRICNHCINPACVASCPSGAMYKREEDGIVLADQDRCRGWRMCISGCPYKKVFFNWESSKAEKCIGCYPRVESGLPTVCSESCVGRIRYNGIILYDADKLLDAASEDSSQDLYQAHLDLFVDPYDPAIIEQAKKDGISEDWIIAAQKSPIYKMAVQWKIAFPLHPEFRTLPMIWYVPPLSPVQSQIDQKNLPTEADGVIPKASAMRLPVQYLANLLTAGKEQPIVDALSRLIAMRSYQRSIHVEGKADTRALETVGMSEDMAKEMYRYLAIANYEDRFVIPTSHEEIRLDDYYGFQGQNGFTFGNDSSAGVSPNSLFPERRKDTVESREPAPLADPRD